DNA from Campylobacter lari:
GATAAACAAATAAGAGCTATAGTAACTAAGGTAAAAGATGAGGTAAATCCTGCTTTGGCTGAAGAAGCTATGGTAAAAATTTTAGAGATTAAACGCGGAAAAAAAGATTTTTTTACTATAAATTCTGACGCGATTAAAAATGCCATTGAGGAAAATACTGCTACTTTGACTTTACTTATTTCTTCTATTGCAGTGGTATCTTTGATAGTAGGTGGTATTGGTGTGATGAATATCATGCTTGTTTCAGTAAGTGAGCGCACAAGAGAAATTGGAGTTAGAATGGCTATTGGAGCTAGAAAAGAAGATATTTTAATGCAGTTTTTAATCGAAGCTGTGTTGATTTGTTCTTTAGGGGCTATTTTTGGAGTAATACTTTCTTTTATCATCATTGAAGTATTTAATTCTTTAAATTTTGGTTTTACGATGATACTTTCATTAAATTCGGTATTTTTAGGGCTTTTAAGTTCGGTTTTAATCGGAGTGGTTTTTGGATTTTTCCCAGCAAAAAATGCAGCAAATTTAAATCCTATTAGTGCTTTATCAAAGGAATGAGATGAGAATATTTTTATTATTTTTTATAGCCTTTTTTTTAAATGCCTGCGTAGGAGTAAAATTAGAACAAGTATCTCAAGAACAAATAAAAAAAGAATATTTTGAAGATTTTAACGCAAGCAAGGCTTGGTGGGAAAAATATAACAATCAAGACTTAAATAATATCTTAAAAGCTATTATTGATAATAATAAAGACTTAAATATAGCAAGGGTTAATTTTTTAAGTACTTTAGCTAGATATAAGCTTTTAAATTTAGATCTTTATCCTACTTTGAGTGGAAATTTTGGTGCAAATATAAGAAAAAATTTAAACAATGGCACAAAAACGCATAGTTTTTCAAATGGCATTATGTTAAATTATGAGCTTGATATATATGGCAAAATTTCAGATCAAGTTGCTAGTTCTGAATTTTTAGCAAAAGCAAGTGAGTATGAGTTACGCTCTTTAGAGCTTGATACGATTAATTTAGCGATAAATAGTATTTTTGAATTTATTTATTTCAATGATGTAGATCATTTATTAAACAAACATTTAAAAAATCTAGAGCAAATGCTAGAAATTTATACTACTAAACTTAATTATGGAAAAGTTGAATATATAGATCTTTTAAATATTAAAAAATCTTTATTAAACACTAAACAAAATATCATTACAAATTTACAAAATAAAGACTTAACTCTTAAAAATATAAAAGACTTACTGGGTAAAGATGATGAGCATTTGATTAATAAAATGCTAAATTATACTCTTGAAGATTTTTCTTTGCAAAAAATTAATTTTGATATAGAATTAAAAATGCTTGCTTATAGACCACAAGTTCAAGCAAAACTAAATCAACTTATGGCTTCTTACAAGGATTATACAAGTGTGCAAAAAAGTATTTTACCTAGCATAAAAATATTGGGAAATTTAGATGGGAATAATAAGAATATTGATGAGAGTTTTAAATTTTTAATTTTAGGAGGCAATGTCGCCATTGACTTACCATTTTTGGACTTTTATAGAGTAAAACAAAATGTAAAAATTTCTGAATTAACATACCAAGCTCGTTTGGTTGAATATAAAGATGTATTACAAAGAACTATCCATGAATTTAATTTTTGTTATGAAAATGACAAGTATTATAATGATTTGTTAAAATTAGTAAAAAATATCAATATTAATCAAGAAAAAATTACACAGCTATATTTAGAAAAATATGAATTAGGTCGCAGTGAACTAAAAGATTATCTTGATGCGGACGCTTTGCTTATAAATTCACTCCAAGAGCTTAGCAGAGCAAAGCTATCTTTGCTTAAAAATATTAATTTATATCACAATATTGTTTTAATTTCAGAGTAAAAAAGACTAAAAGTGTTTCATTTTGTAATATTATAAGAAAAGAGTGTTGTTTATTTGCGTTGTTTTAAAGTCATTTAGAATACAATTGATAAATAAATCAAACAAAGGAGAATTATGAAATTTGATTTTTATGCAACGCTAGTTACTATGGTTATAGTATTGCTTTTAGGCGTATTTGTCATTAAAAGGGTAAAATTTCTTCGTGATTATAATATCCCTGAGCCAGTTGTTGGTGGTGGGATTGCTGCGATTATTCTTTTGATCTTACATAGTTTCTTCTCATTGGATATTAAATTTGATGAATCTATGAAAGATCCTTTAATGCTTGCATTTTTTTCAAGTATTGGTTTGTTAGCTGATTTTGCTTCTTTAAAAAAGGGTGGAAGAAAATTAGCAATTTTTTTAGTTGTTGTTGTTGGCTTGCTTTTTGCACAAAATATAGTTGGCATAGGTGTGGCAAGTGCTATGGGGCAAAATCCACTAATGGGACTTATAGCAGGTTCTGTTACAATGAGTGGCGGTCATGGAACAGGTGCAGCATGGGCAGCTGAATTTATTAAAGAACCTTATTTTTACTCTAGTGCAACTACTGTTGCTATTGCTTGTGCTACTTTTGGGCTTATTTCAGGTGGTATCATAGGTGGGCCTGTTGCAAGATATTTAGTCAATAAATATAAGTTAGTAGTTCCAAAGCAAAATGATGATAAAGATGCGATTTTAAATTTCCAGTCTCCAGAAAAAGAAAGACTAATCACACCTTCTTCTTTTATAGAATCTTTGGCATTAATTGCTTTATGTTTATTAATAGGTAGTGCTTTGTCTACTTATATTAAAACAAATACAGGTTTTACTTTACCAACTTTTGTGTATTGTCTTTTTGTAGGTGTGGTTTTAAGAAATGTTTTATCAGCTACAAAAATTCATCATGTATTTGATAGAGAAGTATCAGTTTTGGGTAATGTAAGCTTATCTTTATTTTTAGCTTTAGCTCTAATGACTATTAATCTTTGGGATTTAGTAACTCTTGCACTACCGATGTTGGTAATTTTAGCTGTTCAGGTTGCTATGATGGCTGCTTATGCTATATTTATCACTTTTAGGGTATGTGGAAAAGATTATGACGCAGCAGTTTTAGCAGCAGGACATTGTGGTTTTGGTTTGGGCGCTACTCCAACAGCTATGGTAAATATGCAAACTGTAACAAATCACTATGGTATGAGCCATATGGCATTTATTATTGTACCTTTAGTGGGTGCGTTTTTCATAGATATAGTAAATGCTTTAGTGATCAATGCTTTTTTGTATCTACCATTCTTTCATTAAAATCATCTAGCACTAAATTGGTGCTAGATTAAATTTTCTTATCTTTACTTTTGCATAAATGATTTAAAAAGCACTCTTTGCATAAAGGATTTTTAGCTTTACATGTATAACGCCCAAAAAGCACCATAGCTTGATGAAGATAGTTTAGATTATCTTTAAAAATTTTAGTTAAGTCTTTTTCGGTTTCTTCAGGAGTTTTGGCTTTGCTAAGATTAAGTCTATGCGAAACTCTAAATACATGGGTATCTACAGCCATGCAATTAGCCCCGCACCATTCTATCATCACTACATGTGCAGTTTTTTGTCCTACACCTGCTAGAGTTTTCAAATCTTGCTCGTCCATTGGAATTTCACCATTAAATTGCTCGCAAACTGCTTGAGCCATTTTGATTAAATTTTGTGCTTTATTATTATAAAATGAGCAAGAATTAATCAAAAGTTTTAAAGAAGATAAATTTGCCTTAGCTAAATCTTGCACACTAGGGTAAGCTTTAAATAAAGCAGGTGTGATGAGATTAACCCTTTTATCAGTACATTGAGCTGAAAGCATAACACAAACTATAAGTTCATAAGCATTACTAAAAACTAATTCTGTTTTTGCTTGTCCAAAATGTTTTAAAAATAATTCTTTAATTTCTAAATTTCTTTTCATAAACTTATTGTATGTTAATCGGCTTTAAATAAAGTTTAGATATAATAAAATCAACAAAACTATTTCAAAGGAAAAACAATGAAAAAAATTTCTTTAGTTGCTGCGGCTTTATTAACAGGTTTGAGTTTAAATGCTGCGGTGGTTGCCACCCTTGATGGAAACAATATTAGCGATACAGAAGTAAATGAGTTTTTTGCTCCTATGTTAAGAGGTGCTAAAATCACTGACTTACCAGCTGAACAAAAAAAAGCAATCATTGATCAATATATCATCCAACAACTTGTATTAAAAGACGCTAAAGCTCAAAAAATAGAAAATGATCCTTCATATAAAGAAGAATTAGAGCGTGCTAAAGAAGCTATCATGGTAAATATCTATCAAAAGAAAATTTTTGATTCTATCAAAAATGATGATGCTAAGGCTAAAAAATACTATGAAGCAAATAAAGATAAATTTA
Protein-coding regions in this window:
- a CDS encoding TolC family protein — encoded protein: MRIFLLFFIAFFLNACVGVKLEQVSQEQIKKEYFEDFNASKAWWEKYNNQDLNNILKAIIDNNKDLNIARVNFLSTLARYKLLNLDLYPTLSGNFGANIRKNLNNGTKTHSFSNGIMLNYELDIYGKISDQVASSEFLAKASEYELRSLELDTINLAINSIFEFIYFNDVDHLLNKHLKNLEQMLEIYTTKLNYGKVEYIDLLNIKKSLLNTKQNIITNLQNKDLTLKNIKDLLGKDDEHLINKMLNYTLEDFSLQKINFDIELKMLAYRPQVQAKLNQLMASYKDYTSVQKSILPSIKILGNLDGNNKNIDESFKFLILGGNVAIDLPFLDFYRVKQNVKISELTYQARLVEYKDVLQRTIHEFNFCYENDKYYNDLLKLVKNININQEKITQLYLEKYELGRSELKDYLDADALLINSLQELSRAKLSLLKNINLYHNIVLISE
- the gltS gene encoding sodium/glutamate symporter, which codes for MKFDFYATLVTMVIVLLLGVFVIKRVKFLRDYNIPEPVVGGGIAAIILLILHSFFSLDIKFDESMKDPLMLAFFSSIGLLADFASLKKGGRKLAIFLVVVVGLLFAQNIVGIGVASAMGQNPLMGLIAGSVTMSGGHGTGAAWAAEFIKEPYFYSSATTVAIACATFGLISGGIIGGPVARYLVNKYKLVVPKQNDDKDAILNFQSPEKERLITPSSFIESLALIALCLLIGSALSTYIKTNTGFTLPTFVYCLFVGVVLRNVLSATKIHHVFDREVSVLGNVSLSLFLALALMTINLWDLVTLALPMLVILAVQVAMMAAYAIFITFRVCGKDYDAAVLAAGHCGFGLGATPTAMVNMQTVTNHYGMSHMAFIIVPLVGAFFIDIVNALVINAFLYLPFFH
- the nth gene encoding endonuclease III, producing MKRNLEIKELFLKHFGQAKTELVFSNAYELIVCVMLSAQCTDKRVNLITPALFKAYPSVQDLAKANLSSLKLLINSCSFYNNKAQNLIKMAQAVCEQFNGEIPMDEQDLKTLAGVGQKTAHVVMIEWCGANCMAVDTHVFRVSHRLNLSKAKTPEETEKDLTKIFKDNLNYLHQAMVLFGRYTCKAKNPLCKECFLNHLCKSKDKKI